A stretch of Bombus vancouverensis nearcticus chromosome 13, iyBomVanc1_principal, whole genome shotgun sequence DNA encodes these proteins:
- the Ctps gene encoding CTP synthase, with the protein MKYILVTGGVISGVGKGVIASSFGTILKHCNIHVTSIKIDPYINIDAGTFSPYEHGEVYVLDDGGEVDLDLGNYERFLDITLHRDNNITTGKIYQHVISKERRGDYLGKTVQVIPHITDAIQEWVERVAKQSVTKDGDKPDVCIIELGGTIGDIEGMPFVEAFRQFQFRVKKENFCCAHVSLVPQPKSTGEPKTKPTQSSVRELRGLGLSPDLIVCRSELPIGDCVKEKISNFCHVAPEQVITIHDLSSIYRVPLLMESQGVIEFLNDRLQLNIGTPRPRYFMRKWRDLADRTDHLRKEVNIALVGKYTKLEDSYASVTKALQHACIQVGYKLKLTYIEADNLEHNTKAIDPVLYHEAWHQLCRSNGVIVPGGFGKRGMLGKMEACGWCRTNDKPFLGICLGLQVAVVEFARNVLGIEDANSIEIDPETDHPLVIDMPEYNPEQMGGTMRLGKRCTRFTENNSLIKQLYGNKNFIEERHRHRYEINPKYIDDLEAAGLKFVGHDEENLRMEIAELEGHSYYVATQFHPEYLSRPLKPSPPFLGLILASVGKLKHYLAKGCKLSPQVVSDNDSDTENLVDDDETTNNEREQSFGYIFKYMRNNILYTYTI; encoded by the exons atgaaatatattctaGTAACCGGTGGTGTGATCAGCGGAGTCGGCAAAGGTGTTATTGCAAGTTCATTTGGTACTATACTTAAACATTGCAATATTCATGTGACATCTATCAAGATAGATCCTTACATAAATATCGATGCCGGCACCTTTTCTCCATACGAACACG GAGAAGTATATGTGTTGGATGATGGTGGAGAGGTAGATCTTGATTTAGGAAACTATGAACGTTTCCTAGATATTACTTTACACAGAGACAATAATATCACAACAGGTAAAATTTATCAACATGTAATATCAAAGGAGAGACGTGGCGATTACTTGGGAAAAACAGTTCAAG TAATACCACACATAACAGATGCCATTCAAGAATGGGTTGAAAGAGTTGCAAAACAATCTGTAACAAAGGATGGTGATAAACCAGAT gTTTGCATTATTGAATTAGGTGGAACCATAGGAGATATTGAAGGAATGCCTTTTGTAGAAGCTTTCAGGCAATTTCAATTtagagtaaaaaaagaaaacttctGTTGTGCACATGTATCATTAGTGCCACAA ccAAAATCTACAGGAGAACCAAAAACAAAACCGACTCAATCCAGTGTGAGAGAATTACGTGGTTTGGGTTTGTCTCCTGATCTCATAGTTTGTAGATCTGAACTACCAATAGGCGATTGTGTgaaagaaaaaatttcgaatttttgtCATGTTGCTCCTGAACAG GTGATAACAATACATGATTTGTCATCTATATATCGTGTTCCTTTGTTGATGGAATCTCAAGGTGTTATTGAATTCCTAAATGACAGGTTACAATTAAATATCGGAACGCCACGTCCCCGATATTTTATGCGAAAATGGAGAGATTTGGCGGATCGCACTGATCATTTACGAAAAGAAGTAAACATCGCGTTAGttggaaaatatacaaaattagaAGACTCCTATGCATCAGTCACAAAAGCATTGCAACATGCTTGTATTCAAGTTGGCTACAAACTCAAGTTAACA TATATAGAGGCTGATAATTTAGAACACAATACAAAAGCAATAGATCCTGTACTATACCATGAAGCCTGGCATCAACTTTGTAGAAGCAa TGGTGTTATAGTACCAGGTGGATTTGGTAAAAGGGGTATGCTGGGAAAGATGGAAGCATGTGGATGGTGTAGAACAAATGACAAACCTTTTCTTGGTATTTGTTTGGGCTTACAAGTGGCGGTAGTTGAGTTCGCAAGAAATGTTTTAGGCATAGAGGATGCAAATAGTATAGAAATTGATCCAGAAACTGATCATCCCCTCGTTATAGACATGCCTGAATATAATCCAGAACAAATGGGTGGAACCATGAGGCTTGGAAAAAGATGCACTCGATTTACAGAAAATAATTCTCTCATAA AGCAGCTGTATGGCAATAAGAATTTTATAGAAGAAAGACATAGGCATCGATATGAAATTAATCCCAAGTATATTGATGATTTAGAAGCAGCTGGATTGAAATTCGTAG GTCATGATGAGGAAAATTTACGTATGGAAATAGCAGAATTGGAAGGACATAGTTACTATGTTGCAACGCAATTCCACCCAGAATATTTGTCTAGACCGTTAAAACCTTCACCCCCATTCTTAGGATTAATTTTGGCCAGTGTTGGTAAATTAAAACATTACTTAGCCAAAGGTTGTAAACTTTCACCTCAAGTGGTCAGTGATAATGATTCAG ATACCGAAAATCTAGTTGATGACGATGAAACAACAAATAATGAGCGAG aacAAAGCTTTGGATACATATTCAAATATATgcgtaataatatattatatacttatACTATATAA
- the LOC117160271 gene encoding uncharacterized protein LOC117160271, producing the protein MNVIILLMAMIGLCVAAPQYYIPSEFVYQHPANVLNSAIEDTLPNELRNNFYKNPRIAARLAKESWFFNKEMQVIDRETDKIPREKVYNVLHNAGFVRK; encoded by the exons ATGAACGTAATAATCTTGCTTATGGCCATGATAGGATTATGCGTGGCCGCTCCACAATACTACATTCCCTCGGAATTCGTGTATCAACATCCGGCAAATGTATTGAATTCAGCAATCGAAGACACCTTGCCAAACGAATTACGAAATAACTTTTACAAAAACCCACGAATCGCTGCCCGTCTCGCGAAGGAATCATGGTTTTTCAATAAAGAGATGCAG GTAATCGATCGTGAAACGGATAAAATTCCACGAGAGAAAGTATATAATGTTCTCCACAATGCAGGATTTGTgcgaaaataa
- the RpS15 gene encoding ribosomal protein S15, with product MAEAEETQKKKRTFRKFTFRGVDLDQLLDMPNEQLMVLMHARARRRFSHGLKRKSMALVKKLRKAKKETPPNEKPEIVKTHLRNMIIVPEMVGSIVGVYNGKTFNQVEIKPEMIGHYLGEFSVTYKPVKHGRPGIGATHSSRFIPLK from the exons ATGGCTGAG GCAGAAGAAAcccaaaagaaaaagaggacTTTCCGAAAGTTCACTTTTCGAGGAGTTGATCTCGATCAACTCCTTGATATGCCAAA tGAGCAACTTATGGTTTTGATGCATGCTCGTGCTCGTAGGCGGTTCTCTCATGGTTTAAAGAGGAAGTCTATGGCTTTGGTAAAGAAGCTGCGTAAagcaaagaaagaaacaccACCAAATGAAAAGCCAGAAATTGTTAAGACTCACTTACGTAACATGATTATAGTACCAGAAATGGTGGGTTCGATTGTTGGTGTTTACAATGGCAAAACATTTAATCAGGTTGAAATTAAGCCAGAAATGATAGGTCACTACTTGGGAGAATTCTCTGTTACTTACAAACCTGTAAAGCATGGTAGACCAGGTATTGGTGCTACCCATTCTTCAAGATTTATTCcactaaaataa
- the alpha-PheRS gene encoding phenylalanine--tRNA ligase alpha subunit isoform X1: protein MAKQLTDQILDYLDKHGEINSLHLAEVFKENHQKIIGAIKSLEALGELITTKQIIDKKWELTSEGQHVVIYGSHEAAVYNAIPDDGMPQPEVMQSVPFAKVGFSKALQAGWIVIDKSSGKPIVKKKVASITDVTQNDLKSLASLTDRLKNEYKKRKLIQEIVIKFVQLEKGPNFTTTIEKQETELTADLLVNGAWKDKKFKPYNFEALGATLEVGHLHPLLKVRSEFRKIFLEMGFTEMPTNNFVESSFWNFDALFQPQQHPARDAHDTFFISDPSHSTNFPMDYMEKVKKVHSEGDYGSLGYRYDWKIEEAQKNVLRTHTTAVSARMLYKLMQQGEFKPVKYFSIDRVFRNETLDATHLAEFHQIEGVVADYNLTLGDLIGILYEFFKKLDITQLKFKPAYNPYTEPSMEIFCYHEGLKKWIEIGNSGMFRPEMLLPMELPDDVNVIAWGLSLERPTMIKYGLNNIRDLVGPKVDLEMVYNNPICRLNKTSQNSSQTKKPEDKKQELNKYENKSCAVKCAEKFEKQRLVIFCDPEHPIKFIELFFRHVKSYVNIFVTSHVHSSVQHFPNQLLTFCSEYRNAKQTTDIHLTIIWKEIGIDPILQLPGMHEIIGEINVARYLNRVIENCYPHVLRYESKGVLYANEIDNYLEKIHKFLHTNVHQTIHKKSRYVMGEDNISIVDILLESPEKCKLHK, encoded by the exons ATGGCAAAACAATTGACTGACCAAATATTGGATTATTTAGATAAGCACGGAGAAATAAATTCGCTACATTTGGCTGAAGTTTTTAAAGAAAATCATCAAAAAATTATTGGTGCCATCAAAAGTCTTGAGGCACTTGGTGAA ttgATTACTACTAAACAGATTATTGATAAAAAGTGGGAATTAACATCAGAAGGTCAACATGTAGTGATTTATGGAAGTCATGAAGCAGCTGTTTATAATGCAATTCCTGATGATGGAATGCCTCAACCTGAAGTTATGCAGTCAGTTCCCTTTGCAAAGGTTGGATTTTCCAAAGCGTTACAGGCTGGTTGGATAGTAATTGATAAAAGCAGTGGTAAGCCTATTGTGAAAAAGAAAGTAGCATCTATCACAGATGTTACGCAAAATGATCTAAAATCCCTTGCAAGTTTAACTGACCGTCTTAAAAATGAATATAAGAAGAGAAAATTGATCCAAGAAAT AGTTATTAAATTTGTACAATTGGAAAAGGGTCCAAATTTTACAACAACAATTGAAAAACAGGAAACAGAGTTGACTGCTGATTTATTAGTAAATGGTGCATGGAAAGATAAGAAATTTAAACCATATAATTTTGAAGCTCTTGGTGCTACGCTGGAAGTGGGTCATTTGCATCCACTATTAAAAGTTAGAAGcgaatttagaaaaatttttcTTGAAATGGG ATTCACTGAAATGCCAACAAATAATTTTGTTGAAAGCTCTTTCTGGAATTTTGACGCATTATTTCAACCTCAGCAGCATCCAGCAAGAGATGCACATGATACCTTTTTCATATCTG ATCCATCTCATAGTACAAATTTCCCTATGGATTACATGGAGAAGGTAAAGAAAGTACATAGCGAAGGAGACTACGGGTCTTTAGGCTATCGTTACGATTGGAAAATTGAAGAAGCACAAAAGAATGTTCTTCGTACTCACACGACTGCTGTTAGTGCACGGATGCTTTATAAGCTTATGCAGCag GGCGAGTTTAAGCCAGTGAAGTATTTTAGCATTGATCGAGTATTTCGCAATGAAACTTTGGATGCCACACATCTAGCTGAGTTTCATCAAATTGAAGGTGTAGTCGCTGATTACAATCTCACATTAGGTGATTTAATAGGAATTTTGTAtgaattttttaagaaacttGATATTACACAACTTAAATTCAAGCCCGCGTACAATCCATACACTGAACCAAGTATGGAAATCTTTTGTTATCATGAGGGCTTGAAAAAATGGATAGAAATTGGTAATAGTGGAATGTTTCGACCTGAAATGTTATTACCAATGGAATTACCTGATGATGTAAATGTCATTGCTTGGGGATTGTCCTTAGAAAG GCCAACTATGATTAAGTATGGATTAAACAATATACGAGATTTAGTTGGACCAAAAGTGGATTTGGAAATGGTTTATAACAATCCTATTTGTCGCTTAAACAA GACTAGTCAAAATTCTTCTCAAACAAAGAAGCCCGAAGACAAGAAACAAGAATTAAACAAATACGAAAATAAATCGTGTGCAGTTAAATGTGCAGAAAAATTCGAGAAGCAAAGGCTCGTCATATTTTGTGATCCAGAACATCCGATCAAGTTTATAGAATTGTTCTTCCGTCACGTAAAATCTTATGTCAACATTTTTGTGACCTCTCATGTACATTCCAGTGTACAACATTTTCCAAATCAGTTATTAACTTTTTGTTCAGAGTATCGAAATGCAAAGCAAACTACTGACATACACTTAACAATAATCTGGAAAGAAATTGGTATTGATCCCATATTGCAGTTACCAGGAATGCACGAAATTATAGGCGAGATAAATGTAGCGCGATATCTAAATCGCGTAATCGAAAACTGTTATCcacacgttttacgttatgaaAGCAAAGGTGTATTGTACGCAAATGAAATAGATAATTACTTAGAAAAAATACATAAGTTTTTACATACTAATGTGCATCAAACTATTCATAAAAAATCACGTTACGTAATGGGTGAAGATAATATATCTATTGtagatattttattagaatCCCCTGAAAAATGTAAACTACAcaaatag
- the alpha-PheRS gene encoding phenylalanine--tRNA ligase alpha subunit isoform X2: MAKQLTDQILDYLDKHGEINSLHLAEVFKENHQKIIGAIKSLEALGELITTKQIIDKKWELTSEGQHVVIYGSHEAAVYNAIPDDGMPQPEVMQSVPFAKVGFSKALQAGWIVIDKSSGKPIVKKKVASITDVTQNDLKSLASLTDRLKNEYKKRKLIQEIVIKFVQLEKGPNFTTTIEKQETELTADLLVNGAWKDKKFKPYNFEALGATLEVGHLHPLLKVRSEFRKIFLEMGFTEMPTNNFVESSFWNFDALFQPQQHPARDAHDTFFISDPSHSTNFPMDYMEKVKKVHSEGDYGSLGYRYDWKIEEAQKNVLRTHTTAVSARMLYKLMQQGEFKPVKYFSIDRVFRNETLDATHLAEFHQIEGVVADYNLTLGDLIGILYEFFKKLDITQLKFKPAYNPYTEPSMEIFCYHEGLKKWIEIGNSGMFRPEMLLPMELPDDVNVIAWGLSLERPTMIKYGLNNIRDLVGPKVDLEMVYNNPICRLNK, from the exons ATGGCAAAACAATTGACTGACCAAATATTGGATTATTTAGATAAGCACGGAGAAATAAATTCGCTACATTTGGCTGAAGTTTTTAAAGAAAATCATCAAAAAATTATTGGTGCCATCAAAAGTCTTGAGGCACTTGGTGAA ttgATTACTACTAAACAGATTATTGATAAAAAGTGGGAATTAACATCAGAAGGTCAACATGTAGTGATTTATGGAAGTCATGAAGCAGCTGTTTATAATGCAATTCCTGATGATGGAATGCCTCAACCTGAAGTTATGCAGTCAGTTCCCTTTGCAAAGGTTGGATTTTCCAAAGCGTTACAGGCTGGTTGGATAGTAATTGATAAAAGCAGTGGTAAGCCTATTGTGAAAAAGAAAGTAGCATCTATCACAGATGTTACGCAAAATGATCTAAAATCCCTTGCAAGTTTAACTGACCGTCTTAAAAATGAATATAAGAAGAGAAAATTGATCCAAGAAAT AGTTATTAAATTTGTACAATTGGAAAAGGGTCCAAATTTTACAACAACAATTGAAAAACAGGAAACAGAGTTGACTGCTGATTTATTAGTAAATGGTGCATGGAAAGATAAGAAATTTAAACCATATAATTTTGAAGCTCTTGGTGCTACGCTGGAAGTGGGTCATTTGCATCCACTATTAAAAGTTAGAAGcgaatttagaaaaatttttcTTGAAATGGG ATTCACTGAAATGCCAACAAATAATTTTGTTGAAAGCTCTTTCTGGAATTTTGACGCATTATTTCAACCTCAGCAGCATCCAGCAAGAGATGCACATGATACCTTTTTCATATCTG ATCCATCTCATAGTACAAATTTCCCTATGGATTACATGGAGAAGGTAAAGAAAGTACATAGCGAAGGAGACTACGGGTCTTTAGGCTATCGTTACGATTGGAAAATTGAAGAAGCACAAAAGAATGTTCTTCGTACTCACACGACTGCTGTTAGTGCACGGATGCTTTATAAGCTTATGCAGCag GGCGAGTTTAAGCCAGTGAAGTATTTTAGCATTGATCGAGTATTTCGCAATGAAACTTTGGATGCCACACATCTAGCTGAGTTTCATCAAATTGAAGGTGTAGTCGCTGATTACAATCTCACATTAGGTGATTTAATAGGAATTTTGTAtgaattttttaagaaacttGATATTACACAACTTAAATTCAAGCCCGCGTACAATCCATACACTGAACCAAGTATGGAAATCTTTTGTTATCATGAGGGCTTGAAAAAATGGATAGAAATTGGTAATAGTGGAATGTTTCGACCTGAAATGTTATTACCAATGGAATTACCTGATGATGTAAATGTCATTGCTTGGGGATTGTCCTTAGAAAG GCCAACTATGATTAAGTATGGATTAAACAATATACGAGATTTAGTTGGACCAAAAGTGGATTTGGAAATGGTTTATAACAATCCTATTTGTCGCTTAAACAAGTAA